One window from the genome of Hyphomonas neptunium ATCC 15444 encodes:
- a CDS encoding trypsin-like serine protease, with protein sequence MKSYFKLAVGTAVLATLSGCMVAGRDADISDWPGMASVQTVSGATIYHECGATMIAPEWALTAAHCVENARIESNGRAAQYLEGDTGGMTRFGTLAVAAGLGDLTVIPKGSVFPVREIVLHPGYQPAMPEKGNDLALLRIAGRWDGPLMPLDGVSGTAGDLMQPYADIVAAGYGKVGETAQGEEGIARGGRHVRAPSLILQEGYVPAVDASVCDSQIRARINEAGLAAVYPDISIDPATQICAGIGGSDACQGDSGGPLVLRSSSREPVQAGIVSWGMGCARTESPGVYMRVSAFAPWISDVTEIALPSQTPVSDALSGEMPAPEQDEPVTPAPEAVVEPAAEVPPIPADGPAPEETAQDTGN encoded by the coding sequence ATGAAATCATACTTCAAGCTGGCGGTGGGGACCGCTGTTCTGGCAACACTCAGCGGCTGCATGGTCGCCGGGCGCGACGCGGACATCTCCGACTGGCCCGGCATGGCCTCGGTCCAGACCGTTTCGGGGGCCACAATCTACCATGAGTGCGGCGCCACGATGATTGCACCGGAATGGGCGCTGACGGCGGCCCATTGCGTCGAGAACGCCCGCATCGAGTCAAACGGCCGCGCGGCCCAGTATCTTGAAGGCGACACCGGAGGAATGACGCGTTTCGGCACGCTGGCGGTCGCTGCGGGGCTGGGAGATTTGACCGTCATTCCAAAGGGATCGGTGTTTCCCGTCCGTGAAATTGTCCTGCATCCGGGCTATCAGCCGGCCATGCCTGAGAAGGGCAATGATCTCGCGCTGCTCCGCATTGCCGGTCGCTGGGACGGCCCTCTGATGCCGCTGGATGGCGTTTCCGGCACAGCGGGTGATCTCATGCAGCCTTATGCTGACATTGTTGCGGCCGGGTATGGCAAGGTTGGCGAGACAGCGCAGGGGGAGGAAGGCATTGCGCGCGGGGGGCGCCATGTGCGGGCGCCGTCGCTGATCCTTCAGGAAGGCTATGTGCCCGCCGTTGATGCAAGTGTCTGCGACAGTCAGATTCGCGCGCGGATCAACGAGGCCGGGCTGGCGGCGGTCTATCCGGACATTTCCATCGATCCTGCCACGCAGATATGTGCCGGCATTGGCGGCTCTGACGCCTGCCAGGGCGACAGTGGCGGCCCGCTTGTCCTGCGCAGTTCGTCAAGGGAGCCGGTTCAGGCCGGTATTGTCAGCTGGGGCATGGGATGCGCCCGAACCGAGAGCCCTGGCGTCTATATGCGCGTTTCAGCATTCGCGCCGTGGATCAGCGATGTGACCGAGATCGCATTGCCCTCTCAAACGCCTGTTTCCGATGCACTTTCGGGCGAGATGCCGGCGCCGGAACAGGACGAGCCGGTGACACCTGCGCCTGAGGCGGTTGTCGAACCGGCGGCGGAGGTTCCGCCCATTCCGGCAGATGGGCCAGCGCCTGAAGAGACTGCACAAGATACCGGCAATTGA
- a CDS encoding response regulator transcription factor, with translation MRIVLIDDDRMVLETITLGWPDPADKFDTFESFEALKPFLYSADFQSVSCVILDLQLPDASGSQVLAEIRRLSDVPIIMLSGWGDADFRADIINRGIDDYVLKPASSKELHARASRLTRKASAQPLADLPAILTIGNVEYLQEDRALRRAGQVIELTHAEASLLDALAVAGGKPVSRNDLYFQSFGRPYKDGEKVLETYISRLRHKLEELEAGTGHALQTARGVGYRLVARAV, from the coding sequence ATGCGCATTGTGCTGATCGACGATGACCGGATGGTTTTGGAAACCATCACCCTCGGCTGGCCCGATCCTGCCGATAAATTCGATACATTCGAATCCTTCGAAGCGCTGAAACCGTTCCTTTATTCTGCGGACTTCCAATCGGTCAGTTGTGTGATCCTGGATCTCCAGCTGCCTGACGCATCCGGCTCGCAGGTTCTCGCGGAAATCCGCCGCCTCAGCGATGTGCCGATCATCATGCTGTCGGGATGGGGAGATGCAGACTTTCGGGCCGACATCATCAACCGCGGAATTGATGATTATGTCCTCAAGCCCGCCAGCTCAAAAGAACTGCACGCCCGCGCAAGCCGTCTGACAAGAAAGGCCAGCGCTCAGCCCCTCGCGGATTTGCCCGCGATTCTGACAATCGGCAATGTCGAGTATTTGCAGGAAGACCGCGCCCTGCGCCGCGCCGGTCAGGTCATCGAATTGACCCATGCGGAGGCCAGCCTGCTTGACGCGCTCGCTGTCGCTGGCGGCAAGCCTGTCAGCCGGAACGACCTCTACTTTCAATCCTTCGGCCGTCCCTACAAGGACGGAGAGAAAGTTCTAGAAACCTATATCAGCCGGTTGCGTCATAAGCTTGAGGAACTGGAAGCCGGAACAGGCCATGCTTTGCAGACAGCACGCGGAGTTGGATACCGGCTCGTCGCCCGAGCGGTCTAG
- a CDS encoding P1 family peptidase, with the protein MARPGTRNLITDIDGISVGQAEDARIGTGVTVIVPDCPVLSAICVAGGGPGTRESDLLSAGRLVSDSVDAICLSGGSAFGLAAADGVMAGLKAQGRGFTLVPRPGVPPTPIVPAAILYDLANGGDKDWGDTAPYAGLGRKAFDSAGKSFNLGKAGAAFGARAGLAPGGTGSASIVTKDGLTVGALAAVNSFGSVRMPGSEAFWAWPFEIAGEFGGARPEAGFAFDPEDWGAAKANPSPRENTTLACIALDAVVTHDEIQRIAQMALSGMARAIRPVFAPTDGDVIFVISTQKREAEGSRAMAIARLGELAAGTLARAIARGVYEAERQEGRP; encoded by the coding sequence ATGGCAAGACCGGGTACGCGCAACCTCATTACCGATATTGATGGCATCTCTGTCGGGCAGGCCGAAGATGCCCGGATTGGTACCGGCGTGACCGTAATTGTCCCGGATTGTCCAGTTTTGTCCGCCATTTGTGTCGCCGGTGGCGGCCCTGGGACGCGCGAAAGCGACCTGTTGTCGGCTGGAAGACTGGTTTCTGACAGCGTCGACGCGATCTGCCTTTCGGGCGGCTCTGCCTTTGGTTTGGCAGCAGCAGATGGGGTCATGGCGGGCCTGAAGGCGCAGGGCAGGGGCTTTACGCTGGTGCCCCGGCCCGGCGTACCCCCCACCCCGATCGTTCCAGCCGCCATTCTCTACGACCTCGCCAATGGCGGGGACAAGGACTGGGGCGATACCGCCCCCTATGCCGGGCTGGGCCGGAAAGCTTTTGATTCTGCTGGGAAAAGTTTCAACCTGGGAAAAGCCGGCGCAGCCTTTGGCGCCCGCGCAGGCCTGGCGCCAGGGGGAACCGGCTCTGCCAGTATCGTCACGAAAGACGGTTTGACTGTTGGGGCATTGGCTGCCGTGAACAGCTTCGGCTCGGTCCGGATGCCCGGCTCTGAGGCATTCTGGGCCTGGCCCTTTGAAATCGCAGGCGAATTTGGCGGCGCGCGCCCCGAGGCCGGCTTCGCCTTCGACCCCGAAGACTGGGGCGCTGCCAAGGCCAATCCATCGCCCCGCGAGAACACGACCCTCGCCTGTATCGCCCTTGATGCCGTTGTAACTCATGACGAAATTCAGCGGATCGCCCAGATGGCGCTTTCGGGAATGGCCCGCGCCATCCGCCCGGTCTTCGCGCCAACCGACGGCGATGTGATCTTCGTCATCTCAACGCAAAAGCGTGAAGCCGAAGGCAGCCGGGCGATGGCCATCGCCCGTTTGGGAGAACTTGCCGCCGGAACCCTCGCCCGCGCCATAGCTCGTGGTGTATATGAGGCAGAACGGCAGGAGGGACGGCCATGA
- a CDS encoding lysine-2,3-aminomutase-like protein gives MKPVTYRHAGELLTAGIISADQLPVVSRVAENYVIALPARLATLIDRDDPLDPIGLQYVPSGEELNAQPGEMDDPIGDAAHSPIPGIVHRYPDRVLLKITSTCPVYCRFCFRRERVGPEKGDALSKAEIDAACAYIADRPEIFEVILTGGDPMILSPARAGALTRRLEAIDHVKVIRWHSRVPVAAPERVTPEFTEAIRSSEKAVFVAVHANHAREFTPEAVAAIRRLSQAGISLVSQSVLLRGVNDTFEALADLMRAFLSVGIKPYYLHQLDAAPGTSHFRVPVEEGQALVRRLRDELSGLATPTYVADIPGGVSKAVMNLPDIERRDDAFVLRGRDGETYLPPGYTG, from the coding sequence ATGAAGCCGGTGACATATCGGCATGCCGGGGAGTTGCTGACTGCGGGGATCATATCGGCAGATCAGCTGCCGGTCGTTTCCCGCGTCGCGGAAAACTATGTGATCGCGTTGCCCGCGCGTCTGGCCACCCTGATCGACAGGGACGATCCGTTGGATCCGATCGGCTTGCAATATGTTCCGTCCGGGGAAGAGCTGAATGCCCAGCCCGGCGAGATGGATGACCCTATCGGCGACGCCGCCCACAGTCCCATACCGGGCATCGTCCACCGCTATCCTGACCGGGTTCTTCTGAAGATCACATCGACCTGTCCGGTCTATTGCCGTTTCTGCTTTCGCAGAGAGCGGGTCGGTCCGGAGAAGGGGGACGCACTGAGCAAGGCGGAAATCGATGCCGCGTGTGCCTATATCGCAGACCGGCCAGAGATTTTTGAAGTTATCCTGACCGGCGGCGATCCCATGATCCTCTCGCCCGCCCGCGCAGGGGCTTTGACCCGGCGGCTGGAAGCGATCGACCATGTAAAAGTCATCCGCTGGCACAGTCGCGTGCCGGTTGCCGCGCCGGAGCGCGTAACGCCGGAATTTACCGAAGCAATTCGCAGCAGCGAGAAAGCGGTCTTTGTCGCGGTCCACGCCAATCATGCCAGAGAGTTTACGCCTGAAGCGGTCGCGGCGATCCGGCGTCTGTCACAGGCGGGCATATCGCTCGTCTCCCAATCGGTGCTGCTGCGCGGCGTAAATGACACGTTCGAAGCGCTGGCAGATCTGATGCGGGCTTTCCTCAGTGTGGGGATAAAACCCTATTACCTCCACCAGTTGGATGCGGCGCCTGGAACCTCGCACTTTCGGGTGCCGGTCGAGGAAGGGCAGGCGTTGGTGCGCCGCCTCAGGGATGAACTTTCCGGCCTGGCGACACCTACCTATGTGGCCGATATTCCTGGCGGGGTCTCAAAGGCGGTGATGAACCTTCCCGACATTGAGCGTCGGGACGACGCCTTCGTTCTGCGTGGCCGGGATGGAGAGACCTATCTGCCGCCCGGTTATACCGGGTAG
- the epmA gene encoding EF-P lysine aminoacylase EpmA, protein MDVSGWWNPEVHARRRGHLLARGRVKTALRRWFDGEGFVETECGALVVSPGNEAHLHAFETQFVAENGQTRSFYLHTSPEFAMKKLLAAGEPRIFDFARAYRNRETGDRHAPEFTMLEWYRAGAEMADVMGDCVSLARIAAEAAGKGQLVWKGHSCDPGLEPETLTLVDAFERYARIDLARHLEDIEGFHAAALAAGVGISAGASWTDIFSAVLVTKIEPHLGMERLTFLCRYPISEAALSRPAPDDPRFAERFEMYACGVELANGYRELTDAVLLEARQRAEMHIKEAVYGERYPLDPDFIDAVAVMPEASGVALGFDRLAMLASGAPSISDVLWTPPVILEEPAS, encoded by the coding sequence ATGGACGTATCTGGATGGTGGAATCCTGAGGTACATGCCCGCCGCCGCGGTCACTTGCTGGCACGCGGACGGGTGAAGACGGCTTTGCGCCGCTGGTTTGATGGCGAAGGGTTTGTCGAGACCGAATGCGGCGCACTCGTCGTTTCCCCCGGAAATGAAGCGCATCTGCATGCTTTCGAGACCCAGTTTGTTGCCGAAAATGGACAAACCCGGTCATTTTACCTCCATACCTCGCCAGAATTTGCCATGAAGAAGCTTCTGGCGGCTGGGGAGCCGCGCATTTTCGATTTCGCCAGAGCGTATCGCAACCGGGAGACCGGCGACCGCCACGCGCCTGAATTCACGATGCTCGAATGGTACAGGGCCGGCGCAGAGATGGCCGATGTCATGGGCGACTGCGTATCCCTTGCGCGCATTGCGGCTGAAGCGGCCGGAAAGGGGCAGCTGGTCTGGAAAGGCCACAGCTGTGATCCTGGATTGGAGCCGGAAACGCTTACGCTGGTAGACGCGTTCGAGCGATATGCCCGCATCGATCTGGCGCGGCATCTGGAAGATATAGAAGGGTTTCACGCTGCCGCTCTGGCTGCCGGCGTGGGGATCTCCGCGGGGGCGAGTTGGACCGATATTTTCTCGGCGGTTCTCGTCACGAAAATTGAGCCGCATCTCGGAATGGAGCGGCTGACCTTCCTGTGCCGCTATCCGATCAGCGAAGCGGCTCTTTCGCGGCCGGCACCTGATGATCCACGCTTTGCCGAACGTTTTGAGATGTATGCCTGCGGTGTCGAGCTTGCCAATGGCTACCGGGAACTGACGGACGCTGTCCTGCTTGAAGCGCGTCAGCGCGCCGAGATGCATATCAAGGAGGCGGTCTATGGGGAACGGTATCCTCTTGACCCGGACTTCATCGATGCCGTCGCCGTTATGCCGGAAGCGAGCGGGGTGGCGCTTGGCTTTGACCGGTTGGCCATGCTGGCAAGCGGCGCGCCGTCCATCTCGGATGTCCTCTGGACGCCGCCCGTGATCCTAGAGGAGCCCGCGTCATGA
- the efp gene encoding elongation factor P, translating into MAVEIAADIRRGNIIEHTDGQLYVVLKAESFRPGKGTPTTTIEMRRISDGIKVVNTFKTSEKLEKAFVEEVEHTYLYPEGDNFVFMNSANYEQVTVSGAMVGDGAPYLQENMPVSLQMFNGDPVSITLPPRFTAEIVETEPVVKGQTASGSYKPAILENGVRIMVPAHVGVGTRVIINTEDGTYLERAKD; encoded by the coding sequence ATGGCCGTTGAAATCGCAGCGGATATCCGCAGAGGCAACATCATCGAACATACCGACGGCCAACTCTATGTTGTCCTGAAGGCGGAATCTTTCCGCCCCGGTAAAGGCACGCCGACCACCACCATCGAGATGCGCCGCATCTCGGACGGCATCAAGGTCGTCAATACTTTCAAGACCTCAGAGAAGCTCGAGAAGGCTTTCGTTGAAGAAGTCGAGCACACCTATCTCTATCCGGAAGGCGACAATTTCGTCTTCATGAACTCCGCTAATTACGAGCAGGTTACTGTCTCGGGCGCCATGGTCGGCGACGGTGCGCCCTATTTGCAGGAAAACATGCCGGTCAGCCTGCAGATGTTCAACGGCGACCCCGTTTCGATCACCCTGCCCCCGCGTTTCACGGCAGAAATCGTGGAAACAGAACCTGTTGTTAAAGGTCAGACCGCATCTGGCTCCTACAAGCCGGCAATTCTGGAGAACGGTGTTCGTATCATGGTGCCCGCGCACGTTGGCGTCGGCACGCGCGTGATCATCAACACGGAAGACGGCACCTATCTTGAGCGTGCCAAAGACTGA
- a CDS encoding PAS domain S-box protein, with protein MADDQAFFQDHPDAALIVDPVTRILLLTNRAAQSAYGYTADTLSAMRLDDVDETASELLLDGSQGLLFRTHRRNGGEQFKVLVRQRQIKHDAREAILLIVQDARLLEASLAGLGEGIEPGPASRQEEEANLRIASELLKFGFWKYDIPNRKLVWSPSVYQMAGIEPHEFDGTPEGYIKILYPDDRDQAELAVRALDNPDINIYEFERRLTRKDGRVVYIKGVGERTRTSSGDVITGVVQDVTADRQRQGQLRLLGASIERLNDIVVILRVDPSVPGTDSPIVYINSAFERITGYAQKDMLGRPLSFIMSFVEPKFDPREIEATLNTGQSLRVELVGPVRTDKWITWDVELLPVADAHGKYTHWIAVARDITERRLAEQRAAFNEDRFQLVSRSTADVVWEWDVQADTLLWSEAFDKLTGVPGAHLETRFDAWSRRIHPDDRVRVVGTLRGTVVSPFSQSWSEEYRFCREDGGERAILDRGFVVRDDTGRAARMVGTMIDLTERRASEQRSRESERLEAIGQLTGGVAHDFNNLLTVILGNSDVLRDRLDDPVLRRMAELIHLAATRGSDLTRRLLAFARRQPLKPQRVCLNERTGSVHALLRGALDARIRVRHMPAKDLWAAHVDPGQFDVAILNLAFNARDAMPEGGTLIIATENLRVRGRSGMEREGVPSGDYVCVTISDTGTGMAEEAQRRAFEPFFTTKPAGKGSGLGLSMVYGFVRQSEGHVLIRSLPGEGTSVRLFFPRSTKGVVAVAAPALVATKGEATQAGSVLIVEDDPLVREHAAHNFEALGYTVILTASADEALTALEGHPETYLLFTDVILGAGMNGIELAAEARKRRPDLNVLYTSGYVPGDHGFTSPLEPGAEMLRKPYERNELVRKLGRIFKRLPSST; from the coding sequence GTGGCTGATGATCAGGCATTCTTCCAGGATCATCCTGATGCCGCACTGATCGTTGACCCGGTAACCCGGATCCTTCTGCTCACCAATCGCGCCGCACAGTCAGCTTACGGATATACCGCTGATACATTGTCCGCAATGCGACTGGATGATGTTGATGAAACCGCTTCAGAGCTTCTTCTCGATGGATCTCAGGGCCTGTTATTCCGCACACACAGGCGGAATGGAGGTGAGCAGTTCAAAGTGCTTGTCCGTCAGCGGCAGATCAAGCACGATGCACGCGAGGCGATCCTTCTGATCGTTCAGGATGCGCGGCTCCTTGAGGCTTCGTTGGCGGGGTTAGGCGAGGGCATCGAGCCCGGACCGGCCAGCCGTCAGGAGGAGGAAGCCAATCTCCGTATTGCCAGCGAGCTTCTGAAGTTCGGTTTCTGGAAATATGACATTCCCAATCGCAAGCTTGTCTGGTCTCCCAGTGTCTACCAGATGGCGGGGATCGAGCCACACGAGTTCGACGGTACTCCCGAAGGCTATATAAAAATTCTCTATCCGGATGACCGTGACCAGGCAGAGCTGGCCGTTCGGGCGCTCGATAATCCGGATATAAACATCTACGAATTTGAGCGGCGCCTGACGCGCAAAGACGGGCGCGTTGTCTACATCAAAGGGGTGGGCGAGCGGACGCGCACCAGTTCAGGTGATGTGATCACTGGCGTCGTCCAGGACGTGACTGCAGATCGCCAGCGGCAGGGGCAGCTTCGGTTGCTGGGCGCATCTATTGAGCGCCTCAATGATATTGTTGTCATCCTTCGCGTTGACCCATCTGTGCCCGGAACAGACTCGCCAATAGTCTATATCAACTCGGCATTTGAGCGGATTACCGGATATGCGCAGAAGGATATGCTCGGACGGCCTTTGTCGTTCATCATGTCATTTGTCGAGCCGAAATTCGATCCCAGAGAGATTGAGGCAACGCTCAATACGGGCCAGTCGCTTCGAGTTGAGCTGGTCGGACCGGTGCGCACGGATAAATGGATCACATGGGATGTGGAATTGCTTCCTGTTGCGGACGCGCATGGAAAATACACCCATTGGATTGCGGTGGCGCGAGACATTACAGAGCGCCGGCTTGCCGAACAGCGCGCCGCTTTCAACGAAGACCGGTTCCAGCTCGTCAGCCGCTCTACGGCAGATGTTGTTTGGGAATGGGATGTGCAGGCGGACACATTGCTGTGGAGCGAAGCATTCGACAAGCTGACGGGGGTGCCCGGCGCGCATCTTGAGACGAGGTTCGATGCATGGAGCCGGCGTATCCATCCTGACGACCGGGTGCGGGTTGTCGGTACATTGCGAGGGACCGTGGTATCCCCGTTTTCACAGAGCTGGTCTGAAGAGTACAGGTTTTGCCGCGAGGATGGCGGCGAACGCGCAATACTGGACCGGGGGTTTGTCGTTCGCGACGATACCGGCCGCGCGGCGCGAATGGTTGGAACCATGATTGATCTTACCGAGCGGCGCGCAAGCGAGCAGCGCTCGCGGGAATCGGAGCGGCTTGAGGCCATTGGCCAACTGACAGGCGGCGTTGCGCATGATTTCAATAATCTGCTTACGGTTATTCTGGGCAATAGCGATGTTCTGAGGGACAGGCTGGATGATCCTGTTCTCCGCAGGATGGCGGAGCTGATCCATCTGGCGGCGACGCGCGGATCGGACCTGACGCGGCGCCTTCTGGCCTTCGCGCGCCGGCAACCCTTGAAACCCCAGCGGGTCTGTCTCAATGAACGAACCGGATCTGTGCATGCCCTGCTGCGCGGCGCCCTGGATGCGCGCATTCGGGTTCGGCATATGCCGGCAAAGGATCTGTGGGCGGCGCATGTCGACCCCGGACAGTTTGATGTTGCAATTCTGAACCTCGCCTTCAATGCACGCGATGCGATGCCGGAAGGCGGTACTCTGATTATCGCGACGGAGAACCTTCGTGTGCGCGGGCGCTCCGGGATGGAGCGGGAAGGCGTGCCATCGGGAGATTATGTTTGTGTCACGATAAGTGATACCGGTACGGGAATGGCGGAAGAAGCGCAGCGGCGCGCCTTCGAGCCTTTCTTCACCACCAAACCAGCGGGCAAGGGAAGCGGGCTGGGCCTGAGCATGGTCTATGGCTTTGTCCGCCAGTCGGAAGGGCACGTACTGATCCGGTCTTTGCCAGGAGAAGGCACCTCGGTCCGGCTGTTTTTTCCGAGATCCACGAAAGGTGTGGTGGCTGTCGCGGCGCCGGCCCTGGTGGCCACGAAAGGGGAGGCCACGCAGGCCGGAAGCGTCCTGATAGTAGAGGATGATCCACTCGTGCGTGAGCATGCAGCGCATAACTTTGAGGCGTTGGGCTACACCGTAATACTGACAGCGTCTGCTGATGAGGCGCTTACCGCCCTGGAAGGGCATCCTGAAACGTATTTGCTGTTTACGGATGTTATTCTTGGCGCTGGCATGAACGGTATAGAGTTGGCGGCGGAAGCCAGAAAACGCAGGCCCGATCTGAACGTGCTTTACACCTCCGGATATGTGCCGGGGGATCACGGTTTCACAAGCCCGCTGGAGCCGGGAGCCGAGATGTTGCGTAAACCCTATGAGCGGAATGAACTTGTCAGAAAGCTTGGCCGGATTTTCAAACGGCTGCCTTCGAGCACCTAG
- a CDS encoding gamma-glutamyltransferase family protein — MRHLPALTAALILAACAPAAKAPPASSITPVSDETPEALGDLSWTKGAMVAAADPRAVEAGLRVLSEGGNAVDAAIAVHAVLGLVEPQSSGIGGGAFMVYYDRASDEITVFDGRETAPAAAGPDWFSKDGKPMDFLTAWQSGRSVGVPGQIALYKTAHDAAGQGDWASLFQPAIELAEVGFEVSPRLAEVLASERLRAVIRLDDNPVTAAYFYPDGQPLAAGYRRTNAAYAATLAAVANEGPAAFYTGALAAEIVNATNEGPDGGNMTLDDLAGYEVKVRSALCGTLQSGYKICSAPPPSSGGITQNMIMGLYEHLRPGPTVNADESLLLKAFVDAQRLAYADRDHYVADADHVTVPSAELINPDYLEARAKEAFAPDGKVFPGDPGVVLGGEPMRPMWGEDPTTPGAGTTHISIIDLEGNAVSMTATVEAAFGSSRMAGGFLLNNELTDFSLIPEMGGKPVANAVAAGKRPRSSMSPTLVFDEAGDLFMVTGSPGGNSIVAYVSKTLMGVLEWGKTAQEAAALPNIIARGNTVGVEVDIDGGPEAAEALRGMGYTVEERTGENSGLHVIVVRDQGLEGGADPRREGVALSLR; from the coding sequence ATGCGCCACCTCCCCGCCCTCACAGCTGCCCTCATTCTGGCGGCTTGCGCCCCAGCGGCGAAGGCGCCGCCCGCCTCGAGCATTACGCCCGTGTCAGACGAGACGCCCGAAGCGCTGGGCGACCTCTCCTGGACAAAAGGCGCGATGGTGGCCGCCGCAGATCCGCGCGCCGTTGAAGCGGGCCTGCGCGTATTGAGTGAAGGCGGTAATGCCGTTGATGCAGCCATTGCCGTGCATGCCGTTCTCGGCCTGGTCGAGCCCCAAAGCTCGGGCATCGGCGGAGGCGCGTTCATGGTCTATTACGACCGCGCCAGCGACGAGATCACCGTGTTTGATGGCCGCGAGACTGCGCCGGCCGCCGCAGGCCCGGACTGGTTCTCCAAGGACGGCAAGCCGATGGATTTCCTGACCGCCTGGCAGTCGGGCCGCTCGGTCGGCGTGCCGGGACAGATCGCGCTCTACAAGACCGCCCATGACGCGGCCGGACAGGGGGATTGGGCGAGCCTTTTCCAACCGGCCATCGAGCTGGCTGAAGTCGGTTTTGAAGTCTCGCCGCGCCTTGCCGAAGTGCTTGCCTCCGAGCGTCTGCGCGCCGTGATCCGTCTCGACGACAACCCGGTCACTGCCGCTTACTTCTATCCCGATGGCCAGCCGCTGGCGGCCGGTTACCGGCGCACCAATGCGGCCTATGCGGCCACACTCGCGGCGGTCGCCAATGAAGGCCCGGCTGCGTTCTATACCGGCGCGCTGGCGGCCGAGATCGTCAACGCGACCAATGAGGGCCCGGACGGCGGCAACATGACGCTCGACGACCTGGCCGGGTATGAGGTGAAGGTTCGCTCGGCACTCTGCGGCACGCTGCAGTCCGGCTACAAGATCTGCTCGGCGCCGCCGCCAAGCTCGGGCGGCATCACGCAGAACATGATCATGGGTCTTTACGAGCATCTGAGGCCTGGCCCCACGGTCAATGCCGATGAGAGCCTGCTGCTCAAAGCCTTCGTGGATGCCCAGCGTCTCGCCTATGCCGACCGCGATCACTACGTGGCAGACGCCGATCATGTAACGGTGCCCTCCGCGGAACTGATCAACCCGGACTACCTTGAAGCGCGCGCCAAGGAAGCGTTTGCCCCCGATGGCAAAGTCTTCCCCGGCGATCCCGGCGTCGTTCTGGGCGGTGAACCGATGCGGCCGATGTGGGGCGAAGACCCCACCACCCCCGGCGCCGGCACAACCCATATCTCGATCATTGATCTTGAGGGCAATGCCGTCTCGATGACCGCCACCGTGGAAGCCGCGTTCGGCTCCTCGCGCATGGCCGGCGGTTTCCTGCTCAATAACGAGCTGACCGACTTCTCCCTGATCCCCGAAATGGGCGGCAAGCCGGTGGCCAATGCGGTCGCCGCTGGCAAGCGCCCGCGCTCGTCGATGTCCCCTACCCTCGTCTTCGATGAGGCCGGCGACCTCTTCATGGTCACCGGATCGCCCGGCGGAAATTCCATCGTCGCCTATGTTTCCAAGACGCTGATGGGCGTGCTCGAATGGGGCAAGACGGCTCAGGAAGCCGCCGCCCTGCCCAACATCATCGCCCGCGGAAACACTGTCGGTGTTGAAGTGGACATCGACGGCGGCCCCGAAGCCGCCGAAGCGCTTCGCGGCATGGGCTATACTGTGGAAGAACGCACAGGCGAAAATTCCGGTCTCCATGTCATCGTCGTTCGTGACCAGGGCCTTGAGGGCGGCGCCGATCCGCGCCGTGAAGGCGTCGCGCTGTCTCTTCGCTGA
- a CDS encoding PilZ domain-containing protein produces MSSSDGEFPREHQRQRVLKAGLIIFDNLSSTVDVTLRDLSEGGAKLKLAQPMPLPDHFSLRIQNATTNQTETHLCEKRWQRADLVGVTFIVDGSRSDRPAEDPATAPAPRYRLLKANSTLFQNR; encoded by the coding sequence ATGAGCAGCAGCGACGGCGAATTTCCCAGAGAGCACCAACGCCAGCGCGTTCTGAAAGCTGGCCTGATCATCTTTGATAATCTCAGCAGCACAGTTGATGTAACCCTGCGCGACCTTTCGGAAGGCGGGGCAAAACTGAAACTGGCCCAACCCATGCCCCTGCCCGATCACTTTTCCCTTCGCATCCAGAACGCAACGACCAACCAGACAGAAACGCATCTCTGCGAGAAACGCTGGCAACGGGCTGATCTGGTCGGAGTCACGTTTATTGTGGACGGCTCCCGAAGCGACCGCCCTGCAGAAGACCCGGCAACCGCCCCAGCGCCCCGCTACCGACTGCTTAAAGCCAACAGCACGCTTTTCCAGAATCGCTAG